The Candidatus Omnitrophota bacterium genome has a window encoding:
- a CDS encoding radical SAM protein, translating to MKNIEKVRLACALLRIKLLKKRIPLIVSWSLTYRCNHKCLYCGIWEKTSDELSNEQIFSLIDQMAAAGTQRIHFTGGEPLLRDDIDKILIYCKKKGISTALNSNGFLIPEKIKSLINLDLLSLSLDGPEAVHDSIRGKGSYQQVMGAIEAAKKNNIKIKIITVLSKLNLGHIDFILHKAQELKIPVTFQPTTISVLEGSKPNSIAAIKEEYNQAVSYLIKEKRKNKYIGNSCSGLKHLYDWPSPSKISCVNSRIICRLEPDGRLYGCNDYKNKGLAVDCITLGFKKAFDSLVPFACDECWCASLVELNCLFAIKLDTVFSIIKLI from the coding sequence ATGAAAAATATTGAGAAAGTAAGATTAGCTTGCGCTTTACTGAGAATAAAATTATTGAAAAAAAGAATACCTTTGATAGTTAGCTGGTCGTTAACCTATAGGTGTAATCATAAATGTTTATATTGTGGCATTTGGGAAAAAACTTCGGATGAATTAAGCAACGAACAAATTTTTTCACTTATCGACCAAATGGCGGCGGCAGGGACTCAACGGATACATTTTACCGGTGGTGAGCCCTTATTAAGAGATGATATCGATAAGATTCTGATTTATTGTAAAAAAAAGGGAATAAGTACTGCATTGAATTCTAATGGGTTTTTGATTCCTGAAAAAATAAAATCCCTTATTAATCTCGACTTATTGTCGTTAAGCTTAGATGGGCCAGAAGCGGTGCATGATTCCATCAGAGGTAAGGGCTCTTACCAACAAGTAATGGGAGCGATAGAGGCAGCTAAGAAAAATAATATAAAAATAAAAATAATAACCGTATTGTCAAAGTTAAATCTAGGCCATATTGATTTTATTTTGCATAAAGCGCAGGAATTGAAGATTCCGGTTACTTTCCAACCGACGACGATTTCGGTGCTTGAGGGAAGTAAGCCTAACTCCATTGCCGCTATCAAAGAAGAGTATAATCAAGCAGTTAGCTATTTAATAAAAGAAAAAAGAAAAAACAAATATATAGGTAATTCTTGTTCAGGATTAAAACATCTTTATGATTGGCCATCACCGTCAAAAATTTCCTGTGTAAATAGTCGCATTATTTGTCGTCTTGAACCTGATGGCCGTCTTTATGGATGCAATGATTATAAAAATAAAGGCCTTGCGGTAGATTGCATAACCCTTGGCTTTAAAAAAGCTTTTGATAGCCTTGTGCCTTTTGCTTGTGATGAATGCTGGTGCGCTTCACTTGTAGAATTAAACTGTTTATTTGCCATAAAATTAGATACTGTTTTTAGTATTATCAAGTTAATTTAA
- a CDS encoding radical SAM protein, whose protein sequence is MFKVRFLKKRIPLAVRLQVTNRCTLQCKYCNLWNTKTEEFTKEEIFSLIDQLAVLGAKRISFSGGEPLLRKDIGEIISYCREKSIYPEMNSNGTLVPERVDEISNLDFLKLSLDGPKEIHDLLRGKGSYGQVLAAADSVSKKGMNFGFATTLTKYNIDHLDFLLAIAEKYNTIVAFQPLKQLYRGISDISNLAPSQDKFKKAIDKLIQTKKSGNRHMRNSLRGLKHIYNWPKYKKLRCWSGRLFCIINADGELFPCDRINYNSPLPNCKKQALKLALDQLPQAHCSGCGFCGSLELNYLMNFKLDIISSIRKILDKQE, encoded by the coding sequence ATGTTTAAAGTAAGGTTTTTAAAAAAAAGAATACCTTTGGCGGTCCGTCTTCAGGTTACAAATCGCTGTACATTACAATGTAAATATTGCAATCTTTGGAACACAAAAACTGAAGAATTCACCAAAGAAGAAATATTTAGTCTTATCGATCAATTAGCCGTTTTGGGGGCTAAAAGAATTTCTTTTAGTGGCGGAGAGCCGTTGCTAAGAAAAGATATAGGTGAGATCATAAGCTATTGCCGAGAAAAAAGTATTTATCCTGAAATGAATTCCAATGGCACATTAGTGCCTGAAAGAGTAGATGAAATTAGTAACTTAGATTTTCTAAAATTGAGTCTAGACGGGCCAAAAGAAATACACGATTTATTACGGGGCAAAGGTTCCTATGGACAGGTTCTAGCGGCTGCTGATTCTGTTTCTAAGAAGGGGATGAATTTTGGTTTTGCCACGACTTTAACAAAGTATAATATAGATCATCTTGATTTTCTTCTTGCTATAGCAGAAAAGTACAATACGATAGTGGCTTTTCAGCCTTTAAAGCAACTCTATCGAGGGATAAGTGACATTTCTAATTTAGCGCCATCTCAGGATAAATTTAAAAAGGCTATTGATAAGCTTATCCAAACTAAGAAATCCGGTAATAGGCATATGCGTAATTCCCTTCGCGGACTTAAGCATATTTATAATTGGCCAAAATATAAAAAACTTAGATGCTGGTCGGGGCGGCTTTTTTGTATTATTAATGCCGATGGTGAGCTATTTCCTTGCGATAGAATTAATTATAATTCTCCGCTCCCGAATTGTAAAAAACAGGCCTTAAAGTTAGCTTTAGATCAGTTACCTCAAGCGCATTGTTCGGGATGCGGTTTTTGTGGCTCTTTAGAGCTAAATTATCTTATGAATTTTAAACTCGATATTATTTCTTCGATAAGAAAGATATTAGATAAACAAGAATAA
- a CDS encoding radical SAM protein: MKKLKILLSKYASLLRATFYSRRLPNAFKSLLSYMFRRPKAWGLPPIVQIEPTTNCNLKCALCLTGRGQLKRLKGDMSFDFFKEIINQLEDIIIYLVMYNLGEPLLNKEIFKMIEYAKMKKIFIRLSTNGAFLSKQDIENLVRFKVDEVIISLDCANSEIYEKYKGSDGFKKVIENTGLLIKQRGDNLKPFVDLQVLAMRGIERDIIHFKELARNLGVDRALIKKLRVNFPGIPSDESFLPKNSRYVRKAYRKKTYKSNNCYKLWLSTLILWDGVVVPCCFDMEGHYSLGSILQVELKQIWNSDKYKLFRKNASKGAGKTSLCKDCSLGCLSGDLSLL, encoded by the coding sequence ATGAAAAAATTAAAAATATTGTTATCTAAATATGCGTCATTGCTGAGGGCGACATTTTATAGCCGGAGATTACCTAACGCCTTTAAATCTTTGCTTTCTTATATGTTTCGAAGGCCTAAGGCGTGGGGTTTGCCGCCAATTGTCCAGATAGAACCGACCACTAATTGCAATCTGAAATGTGCCCTGTGCCTTACTGGTAGAGGTCAATTAAAGAGGCTTAAAGGAGATATGTCTTTTGATTTTTTTAAAGAAATAATAAACCAGCTGGAAGATATCATAATTTACTTAGTTATGTATAATTTAGGCGAACCTTTATTAAATAAAGAAATATTCAAAATGATAGAGTATGCAAAGATGAAGAAGATTTTTATTAGACTCAGTACCAATGGTGCATTTTTGAGCAAGCAAGACATAGAGAATTTAGTTAGATTTAAAGTAGACGAGGTGATTATTTCTCTTGATTGTGCAAATTCAGAGATATACGAAAAGTATAAGGGGAGTGATGGTTTCAAAAAAGTTATTGAAAATACAGGTTTGCTAATTAAACAGCGGGGAGACAACTTGAAGCCTTTCGTTGATTTGCAAGTTTTAGCCATGAGAGGTATTGAGAGGGACATTATTCATTTTAAGGAATTAGCACGGAATCTGGGGGTTGATCGGGCCTTAATCAAGAAGTTGCGTGTTAACTTTCCAGGAATTCCTTCAGATGAAAGTTTTTTGCCTAAAAATTCAAGATATGTTCGAAAAGCATATCGAAAAAAAACTTACAAAAGCAATAATTGCTATAAACTGTGGTTATCAACGCTTATTTTGTGGGATGGGGTGGTTGTTCCTTGTTGTTTTGATATGGAGGGGCATTATTCTTTAGGAAGTATATTGCAGGTGGAATTGAAGCAAATTTGGAATAGCGATAAGTATAAATTATTTCGAAAGAATGCATCGAAGGGTGCGGGTAAAACATCTTTGTGCAAAGATTGCAGTTTGGGTTGTTTATCGGGGGATTTATCGCTTTTGTGA
- a CDS encoding NAD(P)-binding protein: MKQIETEVLILGGGLSGLIAAELLSKERKKIFILEKESVSGGLATTVQFEGFKFDIGGHRVCFNKSENINYFKDILGEKKFLFLKRKSKIMFNDRYVNYPLSIGTAFNVKKMHLLKIAFDRLGVYLKRQNNLTPDNFEDWIKIHYGKTLYNMFFKEYTEKVWGRPCGELSSSLGIRRMGSKKLSKLTKCISRGDDAFRESARSFYYPQEGMEALINAFEQKLGTSCNIHKNVRIGKITRSNGGLSCLLASSKGEPYKINFKYIFSSIPLTELFKALSIDGLTLPHNLEKGIQYRSLVLVSMIVNKKNISRWHWCYFPSRKVIFSRLHEPKFWSNGMAVDENKTLICAEVFCNYNDSCWLMNDRDLAIAVKEGLKINKLIDSDQDVGNFCVKRIRYAYPLPTYEYKKYLSIAKKALSSFNNLFLIGRNGTHSYFNMEECLDDVKEKVKFLHENSSNYPRN; encoded by the coding sequence ATGAAACAGATTGAAACCGAAGTGCTTATTCTTGGTGGCGGGTTGAGCGGGCTAATAGCCGCAGAGCTTTTATCTAAAGAAAGAAAAAAAATATTTATTTTAGAAAAAGAGTCTGTATCCGGTGGTTTAGCAACGACAGTTCAATTCGAGGGCTTTAAGTTTGATATCGGAGGGCATAGAGTTTGTTTTAATAAGTCAGAGAATATAAATTATTTTAAAGATATCCTTGGTGAAAAAAAGTTTTTATTTTTGAAGAGAAAAAGCAAGATCATGTTTAACGATAGATATGTAAATTACCCCTTGAGCATCGGTACCGCATTTAATGTAAAAAAAATGCATTTATTAAAAATAGCTTTTGATAGGCTTGGTGTGTATTTAAAAAGACAAAATAACTTGACTCCAGATAATTTTGAAGATTGGATAAAGATACATTACGGGAAAACATTGTACAATATGTTTTTCAAGGAATATACAGAGAAAGTCTGGGGCAGGCCGTGTGGCGAGCTTTCTTCTAGCTTGGGGATAAGGAGAATGGGTAGTAAAAAACTATCAAAATTAACTAAATGTATTTCTAGGGGTGACGATGCTTTCAGGGAAAGCGCCCGCTCTTTTTATTACCCTCAAGAAGGAATGGAGGCGTTAATTAATGCTTTCGAGCAAAAATTAGGTACTAGTTGTAATATTCACAAAAATGTTCGAATCGGAAAAATTACCAGGTCTAACGGAGGGCTGAGCTGTTTATTGGCCAGCTCTAAAGGAGAACCTTACAAGATAAATTTTAAATATATCTTTTCTTCAATACCGCTTACAGAGCTTTTTAAAGCATTATCTATTGATGGGTTAACTTTGCCTCACAATTTAGAAAAAGGAATACAATATAGAAGTTTAGTTTTGGTAAGTATGATTGTTAATAAGAAAAATATCTCCCGGTGGCATTGGTGTTATTTTCCTTCCCGGAAAGTTATATTTTCAAGATTACATGAGCCAAAGTTTTGGAGTAATGGTATGGCTGTAGATGAGAACAAGACATTGATATGTGCAGAAGTGTTTTGTAACTACAATGATTCATGTTGGCTTATGAATGATCGTGACCTAGCAATAGCAGTAAAAGAAGGTTTAAAGATTAATAAATTAATCGATAGTGATCAAGATGTAGGTAATTTTTGCGTAAAGAGGATAAGATATGCCTATCCGCTACCAACTTATGAGTATAAAAAATATTTATCCATAGCTAAAAAGGCACTTAGTTCTTTTAATAATCTTTTTTTAATAGGAAGGAATGGAACCCATTCTTATTTTAATATGGAAGAATGCCTCGATGATGTGAAAGAGAAGGTTAAATTTTTACATGAAAATAGCAGTAATTATCCCCGTAACTAG
- a CDS encoding radical SAM protein has translation MKKAELLAAYNLSKAKFFRKKIPLVVGWSVTNRCNWHCAYCTRWSDHSEELDTKQIYSILDELFQMGTYSINFTGGEPLIRDDIDRIVYYAKRKGINVTISSNGSLVSQKIKEIRKANPLIIISYDGPQDVHGRQRQKDSYQSVLDAIEAAKKCNIFVKLHTVLTRHNIEHVDSILDFAKKLDLTVNFAVVEFTPFSKEEAVKTLLPPKDKYKSALKYLIFEKRKGNSSVSNSLSGLQYLEQWPEYRKINCCAGRIYCRIESNGDVFPCGNLIFKSKPRNCLELGFKNAFENIEFNDCKSCWCDTRIELNRIYSFNLGAILEVKRTYKL, from the coding sequence ATGAAAAAAGCCGAACTATTAGCTGCTTATAATTTGTCAAAGGCAAAATTTTTTAGGAAGAAAATTCCTTTAGTGGTCGGATGGTCTGTTACTAATAGATGTAACTGGCACTGTGCTTATTGTACGCGATGGAGTGATCATTCAGAAGAGCTAGATACAAAACAGATTTATTCTATTTTGGACGAATTATTTCAGATGGGCACCTATAGTATTAATTTTACTGGGGGTGAACCATTGATAAGAGATGATATAGATAGAATAGTTTATTATGCAAAAAGAAAAGGCATCAACGTAACCATTAGCAGTAACGGTTCGTTAGTATCCCAAAAGATTAAAGAGATTCGTAAAGCTAACCCCCTTATTATTATAAGCTATGATGGGCCGCAAGATGTGCATGGTAGGCAGAGGCAAAAAGATTCTTATCAATCTGTGTTGGATGCGATCGAGGCAGCAAAAAAATGTAATATTTTTGTAAAACTTCATACAGTCTTGACTAGGCATAATATAGAGCATGTTGATTCTATATTAGATTTTGCCAAAAAGTTGGACCTAACTGTGAATTTTGCTGTTGTCGAGTTCACTCCTTTTAGTAAAGAAGAAGCAGTTAAGACTTTATTGCCACCAAAAGATAAGTATAAATCAGCACTTAAATATCTCATATTTGAAAAAAGAAAAGGTAATAGTAGCGTTAGTAATTCACTTAGTGGTTTGCAATACCTTGAGCAGTGGCCTGAGTATAGAAAAATAAATTGCTGTGCTGGAAGAATTTACTGTCGGATTGAGTCCAATGGTGATGTTTTTCCTTGTGGCAATTTAATTTTTAAAAGCAAACCTCGTAACTGTTTAGAATTAGGATTTAAAAATGCTTTCGAGAATATTGAATTTAATGATTGTAAATCCTGTTGGTGTGATACCAGAATTGAGTTGAATCGTATATATTCTTTTAATTTAGGAGCTATTTTAGAGGTAAAAAGAACTTATAAATTATAA
- a CDS encoding glycosyltransferase: MKIAVIIPVTRPEQAAICVDALSKQSFLNSEIEIILIKDKDQVIELKKTDIKIIIIEEENPHPAFRRNLGVKLTNARILAFLDDDTIPCSEWLSEAVRYIEKESVDGVCGPELQSQNNLSLGYTLAGAANETFFVEGVERMNVTSEGPVRFYNIRLCNVIMRRKVWEAVGGFNEIANYHIDDIEFFYLACNKKYRFHYIPKMLVHHRPEPFPFRYLKKKFNERFYTGMNAMMFREIYSLIPQIWFVYLLYPIIILIFLLFFSNSMYIMPFLAIYFGLILWFSYPWFRKNKKIFILLPIVFISTHIVELIGFLAGTFYFFVNRNYGDVTVRIKQGRLEKCSESLTL; encoded by the coding sequence ATGAAAATAGCAGTAATTATCCCCGTAACTAGACCAGAGCAGGCCGCTATCTGCGTAGATGCCCTTTCAAAACAAAGTTTTCTTAATTCTGAAATTGAAATTATCCTCATTAAAGATAAGGATCAGGTTATAGAATTAAAAAAAACTGATATAAAGATAATTATTATAGAAGAGGAAAATCCGCACCCTGCTTTTCGGAGAAATTTAGGAGTAAAGCTAACTAATGCAAGGATATTGGCTTTTTTGGATGATGATACTATACCTTGCTCAGAGTGGCTTAGCGAAGCAGTTCGATACATCGAGAAAGAATCGGTAGATGGTGTTTGTGGGCCTGAATTGCAGTCGCAAAATAACTTATCACTGGGTTATACTCTGGCCGGGGCAGCTAATGAGACTTTTTTTGTAGAAGGAGTTGAGCGGATGAATGTTACTAGTGAGGGGCCAGTAAGATTTTATAATATTCGTTTATGTAATGTGATTATGAGGCGTAAAGTGTGGGAGGCCGTGGGAGGATTCAATGAAATAGCTAATTATCACATTGATGATATCGAGTTTTTTTATTTGGCTTGTAACAAAAAGTACAGGTTCCATTATATACCGAAGATGCTAGTTCACCATCGGCCAGAACCATTTCCTTTTAGATACCTAAAAAAGAAGTTTAACGAGCGGTTCTATACGGGCATGAATGCTATGATGTTTAGGGAGATTTATTCATTGATTCCTCAGATATGGTTTGTATATTTACTATATCCGATCATAATTCTTATTTTTTTATTATTTTTTAGTAATAGCATGTATATCATGCCATTTTTAGCAATTTATTTTGGGCTAATTTTGTGGTTTTCCTACCCTTGGTTTCGGAAAAATAAAAAGATTTTTATTCTTTTGCCGATAGTATTTATATCGACGCATATAGTTGAGCTAATAGGTTTTTTAGCAGGTACTTTTTATTTTTTTGTTAACAGAAATTATGGGGATGTAACCGTTAGGATTAAACAGGGAAGATTAGAAAAATGCTCCGAAAGTTTGACGTTATAA
- a CDS encoding glycosyltransferase family 2 protein, which translates to MIKDISVIIPLHNESKNIMILYDKLKKELERLSRDYEIIFVDDGSDDDTFRILTDIYEKDTSVNIISFDRNYGQTAGLAAGFKFAKGNIIITMDGDLQHDPEDIHKFIDKIQDGYDMVGGWKVKRSDNFFTRRLPSLIVNRVISFLFKVKMHEVSSTYKAYKKDVVKNIFLYGGLHRFIPLLIESNCSVCEVEIRHNKRLYGKSHYNIGRVGSVIHDLVMLLWARGDKSSKPKKLVYSIKDMKYHK; encoded by the coding sequence ATGATAAAAGATATTTCTGTAATTATACCTTTGCATAATGAATCCAAGAATATAATGATTCTTTATGACAAGTTAAAAAAGGAATTAGAGCGCTTGAGTAGGGATTATGAGATTATTTTTGTGGATGATGGGTCCGACGACGATACCTTCAGAATATTAACTGATATTTACGAGAAGGATACCTCAGTAAACATTATTAGTTTTGATAGAAATTATGGCCAAACCGCCGGTTTGGCCGCAGGATTTAAGTTTGCAAAGGGAAATATTATTATTACCATGGACGGAGACTTGCAGCATGATCCAGAGGATATTCATAAGTTTATCGATAAAATTCAGGACGGTTACGATATGGTAGGTGGGTGGAAAGTTAAAAGATCCGATAACTTTTTTACAAGAAGGCTGCCATCTTTAATTGTAAATAGAGTAATTTCTTTTTTATTTAAGGTAAAGATGCACGAAGTAAGTTCAACTTATAAGGCTTACAAGAAAGACGTGGTCAAAAATATATTTTTGTACGGTGGTTTGCATCGTTTTATCCCTTTACTTATTGAAAGCAATTGTTCAGTGTGCGAGGTAGAGATAAGGCACAATAAAAGGCTTTATGGCAAGTCCCATTACAATATCGGCAGGGTAGGGAGTGTTATTCACGATTTAGTAATGTTATTGTGGGCGCGTGGTGATAAAAGCTCTAAGCCAAAAAAGCTTGTTTATTCAATAAAAGACATGAAATATCATAAGTAA
- a CDS encoding glycosyltransferase family 39 protein encodes MLPALVIYQDFRSGDLISFLKHTFDQSVYPFLNSWFLGLYYCIFGVSIISSRVYSLICYFFFLIVLYFLGRKICKRPSAISGLIPCFFALTSSIVLIYAAKSTLELPYLFVAYCTFALYLNTINKPSRNKLIAVSCLMAAGFLIEYGYGILMVITLLATHLINNGFKVKSIINKSVAYLFGPFIVLSIIWLSFPFRFVGYVSKIPFTASSYLKIKLPYKLAGLLYLPTSDVSHYKMFSWENAVYYFKIISNQFSISLIVALLLLVFFSVSFRDIKNKRTNVFLIYFVVTMILAFLYPIKSHRYIISAVPCLWLLAGYQINNLILKAKKMSLAYRYFLNLFVVLFVFLHVPSVVNLYKNYPQRLSWEYESKKDHLEVYNFILSHIDVNKKVVEVGFRDPLLIQGLTWHILARPSNKDISYDDLKLRSVPLWNLADDRLYDAKHLVASLREYLDEKEVDYIVFTEWLGDSTEHGDLRYQKVLAVCRELLNNQDCYKIVRKKLFKDIQTEVAIYKANSFY; translated from the coding sequence GTGTTGCCAGCATTGGTTATTTATCAGGATTTTCGCTCAGGCGACTTAATTTCCTTTCTCAAGCATACATTCGACCAATCAGTGTACCCTTTTTTAAATTCCTGGTTTCTAGGCTTATATTATTGTATTTTTGGAGTTAGCATAATTAGTTCTCGGGTTTATAGTTTAATTTGTTACTTTTTTTTCCTTATTGTTTTATATTTTCTCGGTAGAAAAATATGCAAAAGACCTAGCGCTATTTCAGGTTTGATTCCTTGTTTTTTTGCTTTAACTAGTAGCATAGTGCTTATTTATGCAGCTAAGAGCACTCTTGAATTACCTTACTTATTTGTAGCCTATTGTACATTTGCTTTGTATCTAAATACAATAAACAAGCCCAGTCGCAATAAATTAATCGCAGTGAGTTGTTTGATGGCTGCTGGTTTTTTGATCGAGTATGGCTATGGAATTCTAATGGTAATTACGCTTTTAGCAACTCATTTAATAAATAATGGTTTCAAAGTCAAAAGTATTATAAACAAATCGGTTGCTTATCTCTTTGGACCTTTCATTGTTCTTTCAATTATATGGCTAAGTTTTCCTTTTCGCTTCGTAGGCTATGTTAGTAAGATTCCTTTTACCGCTTCTTCTTACCTAAAAATTAAACTGCCCTATAAACTTGCTGGACTTTTATATTTGCCAACCTCAGATGTATCGCACTATAAGATGTTTAGTTGGGAAAATGCTGTTTATTATTTTAAAATAATTAGTAATCAATTTTCAATTTCGCTTATTGTTGCTTTGCTGCTTCTTGTATTTTTTTCAGTTTCTTTTCGTGATATAAAAAATAAGAGAACTAATGTTTTTTTGATATATTTTGTTGTTACAATGATATTAGCTTTCCTTTACCCGATTAAATCTCATCGATACATAATATCAGCTGTTCCCTGCCTTTGGCTTTTAGCCGGTTATCAGATTAATAATTTAATACTTAAGGCAAAAAAGATGTCGCTTGCTTATAGATATTTCCTTAATCTATTCGTTGTTTTATTTGTATTTTTACATGTTCCAAGCGTGGTTAATCTATACAAGAATTATCCGCAACGCTTATCATGGGAATATGAGTCTAAAAAAGATCATTTAGAAGTTTACAATTTCATTCTTTCACATATAGATGTTAATAAAAAAGTAGTTGAAGTTGGGTTCCGTGATCCTCTTTTGATACAAGGACTTACTTGGCATATTCTTGCTAGGCCTTCCAATAAAGATATAAGCTATGATGACTTAAAATTAAGATCTGTTCCTCTCTGGAATTTAGCAGACGATAGGTTGTATGATGCTAAACATTTAGTTGCGTCTTTACGAGAATATTTGGATGAAAAGGAAGTTGATTATATTGTTTTTACAGAATGGTTAGGTGATTCGACAGAACATGGAGACCTTCGATATCAGAAAGTTTTGGCTGTCTGCCGAGAGTTATTGAATAATCAAGATTGCTACAAGATAGTAAGGAAAAAATTATTTAAAGATATCCAAACCGAGGTAGCTATTTACAAAGCAAATAGTTTTTATTAA
- a CDS encoding DUF5989 family protein: protein MKRKTSFKQNKEILWQIFFLIKENKKWWLLPIFLVLVILGLFVSLTGNQSILPAVYALF, encoded by the coding sequence ATGAAAAGAAAAACTAGTTTTAAACAGAATAAAGAGATTCTGTGGCAAATATTCTTTTTGATTAAAGAAAATAAGAAATGGTGGTTACTGCCTATATTTTTAGTATTAGTAATTTTAGGTTTATTTGTCAGCTTGACAGGAAATCAATCTATTTTGCCTGCAGTTTACGCTTTATTTTAA
- a CDS encoding polysaccharide deacetylase family protein yields MQVESGLNAISIDVEEWYQTTLINGNNFSNTESTSLLKNIDEILSLFEECNTKATFFIVGSVVKQYPDIVRMIAERGHELASHGYFHKLVYRMSKQEFSRDLALSLDVLRESAQTNILGYRAPTWSIINDAHWAVDILQAAGLRYDSSIYPFSFNLIKSRKLERFPYKINDNFIEFPPSTFKFLNYNLPFCGGMFLRNFPLSFIKNKIIEINAKGHPAMVYLHSWEFDSQAAKFKIPNWKRLIQYSNIGSVKGKLLELLQSFKFTSIKEVLQLR; encoded by the coding sequence ATGCAAGTTGAAAGTGGGCTGAACGCGATAAGTATAGATGTAGAAGAGTGGTACCAAACAACGCTTATCAATGGAAATAATTTTAGTAACACAGAATCTACAAGTTTATTAAAAAATATAGATGAGATATTGTCACTTTTTGAGGAGTGTAACACGAAAGCTACTTTTTTTATTGTAGGATCAGTAGTTAAGCAATATCCTGATATTGTTAGAATGATAGCTGAGCGAGGTCATGAGTTGGCCAGCCATGGTTATTTCCATAAATTAGTTTATAGAATGTCTAAGCAGGAGTTCTCTCGTGACCTTGCCCTTTCGTTAGATGTTTTAAGAGAGAGTGCACAGACGAATATTTTAGGATATCGTGCCCCGACTTGGTCAATTATTAATGATGCTCATTGGGCGGTAGATATTCTTCAGGCGGCAGGATTAAGGTATGATTCAAGTATTTATCCTTTTAGTTTTAATTTGATAAAATCTCGAAAATTAGAAAGGTTTCCATATAAAATTAATGATAATTTTATTGAATTTCCGCCCTCTACATTCAAATTTTTGAATTACAACTTACCTTTTTGTGGAGGCATGTTTTTACGTAATTTTCCGCTTAGTTTTATCAAGAATAAAATTATTGAGATAAACGCAAAAGGCCATCCGGCCATGGTCTATCTACACTCTTGGGAGTTTGATAGTCAGGCAGCTAAGTTCAAAATTCCTAATTGGAAAAGATTGATTCAATATAGTAATATAGGCAGCGTGAAAGGAAAGCTATTAGAACTTTTGCAAAGCTTTAAATTTACTTCAATAAAAGAAGTTTTACAGCTTAGGTAA
- a CDS encoding ChbG/HpnK family deacetylase codes for MKKVIINADDFGLTEGINKGIIEAHKKGAVTSASLMTNMPSFYDAIRLAKDNPGLGVGVHLNIVRGEPVLPLGNVRTLVDKEGFFLRNIFKIIAGIYQNKIDLIELESEWVAQIERALENGMSVTHLDSEKHLHLIGPALKILKVLAKRYKISKIRAINEPMYFNKIFSNPFCIFRKCFYKTLVVNLLSNQMQGLRSTDYFYGSYEAGNMILEKYQNLFSCLEDGLTEIMCHPGYIIGEQERTLLNYNRYSLIGKRERELQALINPKFSELVKQFNISLVSYKDV; via the coding sequence ATGAAAAAAGTTATAATCAATGCTGATGATTTTGGGTTAACTGAAGGAATTAATAAAGGAATAATAGAAGCACATAAGAAAGGGGCAGTGACTAGTGCATCATTAATGACAAATATGCCATCATTTTATGATGCTATAAGGTTAGCTAAAGATAATCCTGGTTTGGGTGTGGGGGTTCATCTTAATATTGTGCGCGGTGAGCCGGTTCTTCCTTTAGGGAACGTTAGAACGCTTGTTGATAAAGAAGGTTTTTTCCTGCGAAATATTTTTAAAATTATAGCAGGCATATATCAGAATAAAATAGATTTGATTGAGCTTGAGTCGGAATGGGTTGCTCAGATTGAGAGAGCTTTAGAAAATGGAATGTCAGTTACTCATCTAGATAGCGAAAAGCATCTGCATTTGATAGGGCCAGCTTTAAAGATTCTTAAAGTGTTGGCAAAACGCTATAAGATATCAAAAATAAGAGCGATTAATGAGCCTATGTATTTTAATAAGATATTTTCGAACCCTTTTTGCATTTTTAGAAAATGTTTTTATAAAACACTAGTTGTTAATTTGTTATCAAACCAAATGCAGGGCTTAAGATCTACTGATTATTTTTACGGTTCTTACGAAGCAGGCAATATGATTTTAGAAAAATATCAAAATTTGTTTTCTTGCCTAGAGGATGGTCTTACTGAAATAATGTGTCATCCAGGCTATATCATCGGAGAGCAAGAGCGTACTTTACTTAATTATAATAGATATTCGCTAATCGGTAAACGCGAACGCGAATTGCAGGCATTGATTAATCCAAAGTTCAGCGAATTAGTGAAGCAATTCAATATAAGTTTAGTTAGTTATAAGGATGTATAA